One genomic window of Denticeps clupeoides chromosome 14, fDenClu1.1, whole genome shotgun sequence includes the following:
- the sash1a gene encoding SAM and SH3 domain-containing protein 1a isoform X5, whose product MRQSSKGEDVGYVASEITMSDEERIQLMMMVKERMITVEEALARLKEFERISRVSSPESDWAETPSTVTGPHEHSEEEQDASKFKRLHKLVNSTRRVRKKLIKVDDCKRQPSEDSLSLDMSSSCDDASALYAGVQKKPPSSAQDGDTDSLATSQSSSSLDTWSSAHKLVKMLPPALRKHSESGGSESEGGVGGGSGPGHALVSRSATDGEMKCSLTSLAHGVSSRNAHTLYNPAHLRSLVSHGNGVNKSSAQHRRHLPPPSGWQSRPDPNYAYPTKHQRPKPNPRLSPSPSSPAARAPLGWRLRGRAAVSELNITYVVERSLHGNLSWTQLVRPVVLSSMERRCLLEDEQGDGAERKWGASVDRCTRRMLLRFQQKSRTNSFGGFDLSNRSLHIVNTSESNDEDLSREGMKSPSISRISLGKKVRSVKETMKKRMSKKYSNSLSEQSSPDSAPLSPLSPPQSCGSLERPSLRAGGSVESLRSSLSGQSSMSGQTVSTTDSSASNRESVKSEEGEEEEPPYRGPFCGRARVHTDFTPSPYDTDSLKLKRGDVIDIISQPPMGTWMGLLNNKVGSFKFVYVDVLSEEEEKPKRPAHHKRKSRMAKSSHSQAHTHTLLPKPKSVEELLERINLKEYMPTFLFNGYEDLDTFKLLEEEDLDELNIRDPQHRAVLLSAVEMLQEYDSSSDLEHSTLSGSQEKLLGEGRGLMGDSPRDSGCYESNENLQNGKTGKASLDGSVLQSEYPMMPLSHSTEPLQREFKCKDTRKHDSKFFLQPIRALGRLGLGPRCHGVNIVTSRSCELLDGSPEPLPRHGRRSRSLGDILAKQQVCDLQGAPSHVQNPGRRRGSVERDKEDRRELALPVEPSLPRILPKKPPVPPPVPVKKCRERLANGISSPTPSQPNNGASPLSTPTKSPNTILSPGQPGTPSCPPGPEGPGETPWPQISTRPLGGRKGASRAVDLETQLGERLSMEGIDLTQEPYSDKHGRCGVPALLARRYSEELQRPLQAVASTLEQIRVKHLRKEHRMAIPSSGLADDNRKASSLCRAGSVSDWLVSIGMPMYATALAAAGCDTLDGVCSLTEARVRKAGIQDGHIPWLLREAGVIAAQRFA is encoded by the exons ATGAGACAGTCATCTAAAG gAGAAGATGTTGGCTACGTGGCGAGTGAGATCACCATGAGTGATGAAGAGCGTATCCagctgatgatgatggtgaaggAGAGAATGATAACAGTGGAGGAAGCTCTTGCTCgg CTGAAGGAGTTTGAGCGCATCAGCAGAGTGAGTAGCCCAGAGTCCGACTGGGCTGAAACACCCAGCACAGTTACTGGT CCTCATGAGCACTCCGAGGAGGAGCAGGACGCCTCAAAGTTCAAGCGGCTGCACAAGCTGGTGAACTCCACGCGCCGCGTGCGCAAGAAACTCATTAAGGTGGATGACTGCAAAAGGCAGCCTTCCGAGG ATTCTCTGAGCTTGGACATGTCGTCCTCGTGTGACGATGCGTCTGCTTTGTACGCCGGGGTACAGAAGAAGCCCCCCTCTTCAGCACAGGATGGTGACACCGACAGCCTGGCCACGTCCCAATCATCTAGCAGCCTTGACACCTGGAGCTCCGCCCACAAACTTGTGAAAATGCTCCCACCCGCCCTCCGTAAGCACAGTGAGAGTGGCGGCTCGGAGTCGGAGGGCGGAGTGGGCGGGGGCAGCGGCCCCGGTCACGCGCTCGTGTCCCGCTCGGCCACGGACGGGGAGATGAAGTGCTCGCTGACCTCCCTGGCGCATGGGGTGAGTAGCCGGAACGCGCACACACTCTACAACCCCGCCCACCTGCGCTCGCTCGTTTCTCATGGCAACGGCGTCAACAAGAGCAGCGCCCAGCATCGGCGCCACCTGCCACCGCCGTCGGGGTGGCAGAGCAGACCGGACCCCAACTACGCGTACCCCACAAAACACCAGCGTCCCAAACCCAACCCCCGGCTCAGCCCCTCCCCCTCGTCACCTGCCGCTCGGGCCCCGCTTGGCTGGCGGCTGCGCGGCCGGGCCGCCGTGAGCGAACTCAACATCACCTACGTGGTGGAGCGCagtctccatggcaacctgaGCTGGACACAGCTGGTGCGGCCCGTCGTGCTCAGCAGCATGGAGCGCCGCTGCCTCCTGGAGGATGAGCAGGGCGACGGCGCGGAGCGGAAGTGGGGCGCGAGCGTCGACCGCTGCACCAGGCGCATGCTCCTCCGCTTCCAGCAGAAGTCT AGAACCAACAGCTTCGGAGGGTTCGACCTGTCCAACCGTTCCCTGCACATTGTCAATACGAGTGAATCGAAC GACGAGGACTTGTCTCGAGAGGGGATGAAGTCTCCCTCCATCTCCAGGATCTCTTTGGGGAAGAAAGTCAGATCAGTCAAAGAGACCATGAAGAAACGCATGAGCAAGAAGTACAGCAACTCTCTGTCAGAGCAG TCGAGTCCAGACAGCGCACCGCTCTCACCCCTTTCCCCGCCCCAGAGTTGTGGCTCGCTGGAAAGGCCCTCGCTCAGAGCAGGAGGGTCGGTCGAGTCGCTGCGCAGTTCCCTGAGTGGACAGAGCTCaatga GTGGCCAGACAGTGAGCACCACCGACTCCTCCGCATCGAACAGAGAGAGCGTGAAGAGTGAGGAaggcgaggaagaggagccacCCTACAGAGGGCCCTTCTGTGGCCGTGCTCGTGTACACACCGATTTTACACCAAGCCCATATGACACAGACTCTCTCAAACTAAAG CGAGGTGATGTGATCGACATCATCAGTCAGCCCCCCATGGGTACTTGGATGGGACTGCTGAATAACAAAGTCGGGAGCTTTAAGTTTGTCTATGTGGATGTGctgagcgaggaggaggagaagccaAAACGCCCAGCCCACCACAAGAGGAAGAGCAGAATGGCCAAGTCATCACACTCTCaagcgcacactcacacactcctcccTAAACCGAAATCTGTTGAGGAGCTGCTAGAGAGGATTAATctaaag gagtaTATGCCCACCTTCCTGTTTAATGGATATGAGGACCTGGACACGTTTAaactgctggaggaggaggatttgGATGAGCTCAATATCAGAGACCCTCAACATAGAGCGGTACTGCTGTCGGCTGTGGAGATGCTGCAGGAGTATGACa GCAGCAGTGATTTGGAACATAGCACTTTATCTGGCTCTCAAGAGAAGCTGCTTGGCGAAGGGCGTGGCTTGATGGGTGACTCCCCGAGAGACTCTGGTTGCTATGAGAGCAACGAGAATCTGCAGAATG GAAAGACTGGAAAGGCCAGTTTGGATGGCTCAGTTCTCCAGTCAGAGTATCCCATGATGCCTCTGTCTCACTCCACTGAGCCACTGCAGAGGGAATTCAAGTGTAAGGACACTCGAAAGCACGACTCAAAATTCTTcctgcagccaatcagagccctCGGTCGGCTGGGCCTGGGTCCCCGCTGCCACGGGGTCAATATTGTCACCAGCCGCAGTTGTGAACTTCTAGATGGGTCTCCAGAACCCCTGCCAAGGCATGGCCGACGGTCACGCTCCCTGGGAGACATTCTGGCGAAACAACAGGTCTGTGACCTTCAGGGGGCGCCATCTCACGTGCAAAATCCAGGGAGGAGGCGGGGCAGTGTGGAAAGAGATAAAGAGGACAGGAGGGAACTTGCATTGCCTGTGGAACCCTCGCTCCCTAGGATATTGCCCAAAAAGCCTCCAGTGCCCCCGCCTGTGCCGGTGAAAAAGTGCAGAGAACGTTTGGCCAATGGAATTTCCTCCCCAACTCCGTCACAGCCCAACAATGGTGCCAGTCCCCTGTCGACGCCTACAAAATCCCCCAACACCATCCTCTCCCCAGGGCAGCCTGGTACACCATCCTGCCCTCCAGGGCCTGAAGGCCCCGGTGAGACACCGTGGCCACAGATCTCTACCAGGCCTCTCGGAGGCAGGAAAGGAGCGTCCAGGGCTGTGGATTTGGAGACACAACTGGGAGAAAGGCTGAGCATGGAAGGCATCGACCTCACTCAGGAACCGTACTCCGACAAG CATGGACGATGTGGCGTGCCTGCATTGCTGGCCAGGAGGTACAGCGAAGAGCtgcagcgccccctgcaggcagTGGCCTCCACCCTGGAGCAGATCCGAGTGAAGCACCTGAGGAAGGAGCATCGCATGGCT ATTCCATCCAGTGGACTCGCAGATGACAATCGTAAAGCGTCCTCGCTGTGTCGAGCAGGGTCCGTGTCTGACTGGCTGGTCTCCATCGGGATGCCCATGTACGCCACAGCCTTGGCGGCGGCAGGCTGTGACACGCTGGACGGGGTGTGTTCTCTAACCGAGGCTCGTGTACGGAAGGCAGGAATTCAGGATGGGCACATTCCGTGGCTCCTGCGTGAGGCGGGTGTGATCGCCGCCCAAAGATTTGCCTAG
- the sash1a gene encoding SAM and SH3 domain-containing protein 1a isoform X3, whose protein sequence is MEGEQASAPDPAVSDSFSQLWTDVMGMLDGSLGTIDDLAQEYAEYYNTCATDVADRMEELRRRAVSQELDVDSRGFKSEVSTPEAERKVPLHRSSSEDGSVAGKWDGKKKSKSFWPNFRKKTVMRQSSKGEDVGYVASEITMSDEERIQLMMMVKERMITVEEALARLKEFERISRVSSPESDWAETPSTVTGPHEHSEEEQDASKFKRLHKLVNSTRRVRKKLIKVDDCKRQPSEDSLSLDMSSSCDDASALYAGVQKKPPSSAQDGDTDSLATSQSSSSLDTWSSAHKLVKMLPPALRKHSESGGSESEGGVGGGSGPGHALVSRSATDGEMKCSLTSLAHGVSSRNAHTLYNPAHLRSLVSHGNGVNKSSAQHRRHLPPPSGWQSRPDPNYAYPTKHQRPKPNPRLSPSPSSPAARAPLGWRLRGRAAVSELNITYVVERSLHGNLSWTQLVRPVVLSSMERRCLLEDEQGDGAERKWGASVDRCTRRMLLRFQQKSRTNSFGGFDLSNRSLHIVNTSESNDEDLSREGMKSPSISRISLGKKVRSVKETMKKRMSKKYSNSLSEQSSPDSAPLSPLSPPQSCGSLERPSLRAGGSVESLRSSLSGQSSMSGQTVSTTDSSASNRESVKSEEGEEEEPPYRGPFCGRARVHTDFTPSPYDTDSLKLKRGDVIDIISQPPMGTWMGLLNNKVGSFKFVYVDVLSEEEEKPKRPAHHKRKSRMAKSSHSQAHTHTLLPKPKSVEELLERINLKEYMPTFLFNGYEDLDTFKLLEEEDLDELNIRDPQHRAVLLSAVEMLQEYDSSSDLEHSTLSGSQEKLLGEGRGLMGDSPRDSGCYESNENLQNGKTGKASLDGSVLQSEYPMMPLSHSTEPLQREFKCKDTRKHDSKFFLQPIRALGRLGLGPRCHGVNIVTSRSCELLDGSPEPLPRHGRRSRSLGDILAKQQVCDLQGAPSHVQNPGRRRGSVERDKEDRRELALPVEPSLPRILPKKPPVPPPVPVKKCRERLANGISSPTPSQPNNGASPLSTPTKSPNTILSPGQPGTPSCPPGPEGPGETPWPQISTRPLGGRKGASRAVDLETQLGERLSMEGIDLTQEPYSDKHGRCGVPALLARRYSEELQRPLQAVASTLEQIRVKHLRKEHRMAIPSSGLADDNRKASSLCRAGSVSDWLVSIGMPMYATALAAAGCDTLDGVCSLTEARVRKAGIQDGHIPWLLREAGVIAAQRFA, encoded by the exons gaCGGGTCTCTTGGCACCATAGACGACCTGGCACAGGAGTACGCTGAGTACTACAATACCTGCGCCACGGACGTAGCCGACCGCATGGAGGAGCTGCGCCGGCGGGCGGTGTCTCAGGAACTGGACGTG GATTCTCGTGGGTTTAAAAGTGAAGTCTCCACACCAGAAGCTGAGAGGAA GGTTCCATTGCACAGATCAAGCTCTGAGGATGGCTCTGTAG caggtAAATGGGATGGTAAAAAGAAGAGCAAATCATTTTGGCCCAACTTTCGCAAGAAGACGGTCATGAGACAGTCATCTAAAG gAGAAGATGTTGGCTACGTGGCGAGTGAGATCACCATGAGTGATGAAGAGCGTATCCagctgatgatgatggtgaaggAGAGAATGATAACAGTGGAGGAAGCTCTTGCTCgg CTGAAGGAGTTTGAGCGCATCAGCAGAGTGAGTAGCCCAGAGTCCGACTGGGCTGAAACACCCAGCACAGTTACTGGT CCTCATGAGCACTCCGAGGAGGAGCAGGACGCCTCAAAGTTCAAGCGGCTGCACAAGCTGGTGAACTCCACGCGCCGCGTGCGCAAGAAACTCATTAAGGTGGATGACTGCAAAAGGCAGCCTTCCGAGG ATTCTCTGAGCTTGGACATGTCGTCCTCGTGTGACGATGCGTCTGCTTTGTACGCCGGGGTACAGAAGAAGCCCCCCTCTTCAGCACAGGATGGTGACACCGACAGCCTGGCCACGTCCCAATCATCTAGCAGCCTTGACACCTGGAGCTCCGCCCACAAACTTGTGAAAATGCTCCCACCCGCCCTCCGTAAGCACAGTGAGAGTGGCGGCTCGGAGTCGGAGGGCGGAGTGGGCGGGGGCAGCGGCCCCGGTCACGCGCTCGTGTCCCGCTCGGCCACGGACGGGGAGATGAAGTGCTCGCTGACCTCCCTGGCGCATGGGGTGAGTAGCCGGAACGCGCACACACTCTACAACCCCGCCCACCTGCGCTCGCTCGTTTCTCATGGCAACGGCGTCAACAAGAGCAGCGCCCAGCATCGGCGCCACCTGCCACCGCCGTCGGGGTGGCAGAGCAGACCGGACCCCAACTACGCGTACCCCACAAAACACCAGCGTCCCAAACCCAACCCCCGGCTCAGCCCCTCCCCCTCGTCACCTGCCGCTCGGGCCCCGCTTGGCTGGCGGCTGCGCGGCCGGGCCGCCGTGAGCGAACTCAACATCACCTACGTGGTGGAGCGCagtctccatggcaacctgaGCTGGACACAGCTGGTGCGGCCCGTCGTGCTCAGCAGCATGGAGCGCCGCTGCCTCCTGGAGGATGAGCAGGGCGACGGCGCGGAGCGGAAGTGGGGCGCGAGCGTCGACCGCTGCACCAGGCGCATGCTCCTCCGCTTCCAGCAGAAGTCT AGAACCAACAGCTTCGGAGGGTTCGACCTGTCCAACCGTTCCCTGCACATTGTCAATACGAGTGAATCGAAC GACGAGGACTTGTCTCGAGAGGGGATGAAGTCTCCCTCCATCTCCAGGATCTCTTTGGGGAAGAAAGTCAGATCAGTCAAAGAGACCATGAAGAAACGCATGAGCAAGAAGTACAGCAACTCTCTGTCAGAGCAG TCGAGTCCAGACAGCGCACCGCTCTCACCCCTTTCCCCGCCCCAGAGTTGTGGCTCGCTGGAAAGGCCCTCGCTCAGAGCAGGAGGGTCGGTCGAGTCGCTGCGCAGTTCCCTGAGTGGACAGAGCTCaatga GTGGCCAGACAGTGAGCACCACCGACTCCTCCGCATCGAACAGAGAGAGCGTGAAGAGTGAGGAaggcgaggaagaggagccacCCTACAGAGGGCCCTTCTGTGGCCGTGCTCGTGTACACACCGATTTTACACCAAGCCCATATGACACAGACTCTCTCAAACTAAAG CGAGGTGATGTGATCGACATCATCAGTCAGCCCCCCATGGGTACTTGGATGGGACTGCTGAATAACAAAGTCGGGAGCTTTAAGTTTGTCTATGTGGATGTGctgagcgaggaggaggagaagccaAAACGCCCAGCCCACCACAAGAGGAAGAGCAGAATGGCCAAGTCATCACACTCTCaagcgcacactcacacactcctcccTAAACCGAAATCTGTTGAGGAGCTGCTAGAGAGGATTAATctaaag gagtaTATGCCCACCTTCCTGTTTAATGGATATGAGGACCTGGACACGTTTAaactgctggaggaggaggatttgGATGAGCTCAATATCAGAGACCCTCAACATAGAGCGGTACTGCTGTCGGCTGTGGAGATGCTGCAGGAGTATGACa GCAGCAGTGATTTGGAACATAGCACTTTATCTGGCTCTCAAGAGAAGCTGCTTGGCGAAGGGCGTGGCTTGATGGGTGACTCCCCGAGAGACTCTGGTTGCTATGAGAGCAACGAGAATCTGCAGAATG GAAAGACTGGAAAGGCCAGTTTGGATGGCTCAGTTCTCCAGTCAGAGTATCCCATGATGCCTCTGTCTCACTCCACTGAGCCACTGCAGAGGGAATTCAAGTGTAAGGACACTCGAAAGCACGACTCAAAATTCTTcctgcagccaatcagagccctCGGTCGGCTGGGCCTGGGTCCCCGCTGCCACGGGGTCAATATTGTCACCAGCCGCAGTTGTGAACTTCTAGATGGGTCTCCAGAACCCCTGCCAAGGCATGGCCGACGGTCACGCTCCCTGGGAGACATTCTGGCGAAACAACAGGTCTGTGACCTTCAGGGGGCGCCATCTCACGTGCAAAATCCAGGGAGGAGGCGGGGCAGTGTGGAAAGAGATAAAGAGGACAGGAGGGAACTTGCATTGCCTGTGGAACCCTCGCTCCCTAGGATATTGCCCAAAAAGCCTCCAGTGCCCCCGCCTGTGCCGGTGAAAAAGTGCAGAGAACGTTTGGCCAATGGAATTTCCTCCCCAACTCCGTCACAGCCCAACAATGGTGCCAGTCCCCTGTCGACGCCTACAAAATCCCCCAACACCATCCTCTCCCCAGGGCAGCCTGGTACACCATCCTGCCCTCCAGGGCCTGAAGGCCCCGGTGAGACACCGTGGCCACAGATCTCTACCAGGCCTCTCGGAGGCAGGAAAGGAGCGTCCAGGGCTGTGGATTTGGAGACACAACTGGGAGAAAGGCTGAGCATGGAAGGCATCGACCTCACTCAGGAACCGTACTCCGACAAG CATGGACGATGTGGCGTGCCTGCATTGCTGGCCAGGAGGTACAGCGAAGAGCtgcagcgccccctgcaggcagTGGCCTCCACCCTGGAGCAGATCCGAGTGAAGCACCTGAGGAAGGAGCATCGCATGGCT ATTCCATCCAGTGGACTCGCAGATGACAATCGTAAAGCGTCCTCGCTGTGTCGAGCAGGGTCCGTGTCTGACTGGCTGGTCTCCATCGGGATGCCCATGTACGCCACAGCCTTGGCGGCGGCAGGCTGTGACACGCTGGACGGGGTGTGTTCTCTAACCGAGGCTCGTGTACGGAAGGCAGGAATTCAGGATGGGCACATTCCGTGGCTCCTGCGTGAGGCGGGTGTGATCGCCGCCCAAAGATTTGCCTAG
- the sash1a gene encoding SAM and SH3 domain-containing protein 1a isoform X7: MEGEQASAPDPAVSDSFSQLWTDVMGMLDGSLGTIDDLAQEYAEYYNTCATDVADRMEELRRRAVSQELDVDSRGFKSEVSTPEAERKVPLHRSSSEDGSVGKWDGKKKSKSFWPNFRKKTVMRQSSKGEDVGYVASEITMSDEERIQLMMMVKERMITVEEALARLKEFERISRVSSPESDWAETPSTVTGPHEHSEEEQDASKFKRLHKLVNSTRRVRKKLIKVDDCKRQPSEDSLSLDMSSSCDDASALYAGVQKKPPSSAQDGDTDSLATSQSSSSLDTWSSAHKLVKMLPPALRKHSESGGSESEGGVGGGSGPGHALVSRSATDGEMKCSLTSLAHGRTNSFGGFDLSNRSLHIVNTSESNDEDLSREGMKSPSISRISLGKKVRSVKETMKKRMSKKYSNSLSEQSSPDSAPLSPLSPPQSCGSLERPSLRAGGSVESLRSSLSGQSSMSGQTVSTTDSSASNRESVKSEEGEEEEPPYRGPFCGRARVHTDFTPSPYDTDSLKLKRGDVIDIISQPPMGTWMGLLNNKVGSFKFVYVDVLSEEEEKPKRPAHHKRKSRMAKSSHSQAHTHTLLPKPKSVEELLERINLKEYMPTFLFNGYEDLDTFKLLEEEDLDELNIRDPQHRAVLLSAVEMLQEYDSSSDLEHSTLSGSQEKLLGEGRGLMGDSPRDSGCYESNENLQNGKTGKASLDGSVLQSEYPMMPLSHSTEPLQREFKCKDTRKHDSKFFLQPIRALGRLGLGPRCHGVNIVTSRSCELLDGSPEPLPRHGRRSRSLGDILAKQQVCDLQGAPSHVQNPGRRRGSVERDKEDRRELALPVEPSLPRILPKKPPVPPPVPVKKCRERLANGISSPTPSQPNNGASPLSTPTKSPNTILSPGQPGTPSCPPGPEGPGETPWPQISTRPLGGRKGASRAVDLETQLGERLSMEGIDLTQEPYSDKHGRCGVPALLARRYSEELQRPLQAVASTLEQIRVKHLRKEHRMAIPSSGLADDNRKASSLCRAGSVSDWLVSIGMPMYATALAAAGCDTLDGVCSLTEARVRKAGIQDGHIPWLLREAGVIAAQRFA; this comes from the exons gaCGGGTCTCTTGGCACCATAGACGACCTGGCACAGGAGTACGCTGAGTACTACAATACCTGCGCCACGGACGTAGCCGACCGCATGGAGGAGCTGCGCCGGCGGGCGGTGTCTCAGGAACTGGACGTG GATTCTCGTGGGTTTAAAAGTGAAGTCTCCACACCAGAAGCTGAGAGGAA GGTTCCATTGCACAGATCAAGCTCTGAGGATGGCTCTGTAG gtAAATGGGATGGTAAAAAGAAGAGCAAATCATTTTGGCCCAACTTTCGCAAGAAGACGGTCATGAGACAGTCATCTAAAG gAGAAGATGTTGGCTACGTGGCGAGTGAGATCACCATGAGTGATGAAGAGCGTATCCagctgatgatgatggtgaaggAGAGAATGATAACAGTGGAGGAAGCTCTTGCTCgg CTGAAGGAGTTTGAGCGCATCAGCAGAGTGAGTAGCCCAGAGTCCGACTGGGCTGAAACACCCAGCACAGTTACTGGT CCTCATGAGCACTCCGAGGAGGAGCAGGACGCCTCAAAGTTCAAGCGGCTGCACAAGCTGGTGAACTCCACGCGCCGCGTGCGCAAGAAACTCATTAAGGTGGATGACTGCAAAAGGCAGCCTTCCGAGG ATTCTCTGAGCTTGGACATGTCGTCCTCGTGTGACGATGCGTCTGCTTTGTACGCCGGGGTACAGAAGAAGCCCCCCTCTTCAGCACAGGATGGTGACACCGACAGCCTGGCCACGTCCCAATCATCTAGCAGCCTTGACACCTGGAGCTCCGCCCACAAACTTGTGAAAATGCTCCCACCCGCCCTCCGTAAGCACAGTGAGAGTGGCGGCTCGGAGTCGGAGGGCGGAGTGGGCGGGGGCAGCGGCCCCGGTCACGCGCTCGTGTCCCGCTCGGCCACGGACGGGGAGATGAAGTGCTCGCTGACCTCCCTGGCGCATGGG AGAACCAACAGCTTCGGAGGGTTCGACCTGTCCAACCGTTCCCTGCACATTGTCAATACGAGTGAATCGAAC GACGAGGACTTGTCTCGAGAGGGGATGAAGTCTCCCTCCATCTCCAGGATCTCTTTGGGGAAGAAAGTCAGATCAGTCAAAGAGACCATGAAGAAACGCATGAGCAAGAAGTACAGCAACTCTCTGTCAGAGCAG TCGAGTCCAGACAGCGCACCGCTCTCACCCCTTTCCCCGCCCCAGAGTTGTGGCTCGCTGGAAAGGCCCTCGCTCAGAGCAGGAGGGTCGGTCGAGTCGCTGCGCAGTTCCCTGAGTGGACAGAGCTCaatga GTGGCCAGACAGTGAGCACCACCGACTCCTCCGCATCGAACAGAGAGAGCGTGAAGAGTGAGGAaggcgaggaagaggagccacCCTACAGAGGGCCCTTCTGTGGCCGTGCTCGTGTACACACCGATTTTACACCAAGCCCATATGACACAGACTCTCTCAAACTAAAG CGAGGTGATGTGATCGACATCATCAGTCAGCCCCCCATGGGTACTTGGATGGGACTGCTGAATAACAAAGTCGGGAGCTTTAAGTTTGTCTATGTGGATGTGctgagcgaggaggaggagaagccaAAACGCCCAGCCCACCACAAGAGGAAGAGCAGAATGGCCAAGTCATCACACTCTCaagcgcacactcacacactcctcccTAAACCGAAATCTGTTGAGGAGCTGCTAGAGAGGATTAATctaaag gagtaTATGCCCACCTTCCTGTTTAATGGATATGAGGACCTGGACACGTTTAaactgctggaggaggaggatttgGATGAGCTCAATATCAGAGACCCTCAACATAGAGCGGTACTGCTGTCGGCTGTGGAGATGCTGCAGGAGTATGACa GCAGCAGTGATTTGGAACATAGCACTTTATCTGGCTCTCAAGAGAAGCTGCTTGGCGAAGGGCGTGGCTTGATGGGTGACTCCCCGAGAGACTCTGGTTGCTATGAGAGCAACGAGAATCTGCAGAATG GAAAGACTGGAAAGGCCAGTTTGGATGGCTCAGTTCTCCAGTCAGAGTATCCCATGATGCCTCTGTCTCACTCCACTGAGCCACTGCAGAGGGAATTCAAGTGTAAGGACACTCGAAAGCACGACTCAAAATTCTTcctgcagccaatcagagccctCGGTCGGCTGGGCCTGGGTCCCCGCTGCCACGGGGTCAATATTGTCACCAGCCGCAGTTGTGAACTTCTAGATGGGTCTCCAGAACCCCTGCCAAGGCATGGCCGACGGTCACGCTCCCTGGGAGACATTCTGGCGAAACAACAGGTCTGTGACCTTCAGGGGGCGCCATCTCACGTGCAAAATCCAGGGAGGAGGCGGGGCAGTGTGGAAAGAGATAAAGAGGACAGGAGGGAACTTGCATTGCCTGTGGAACCCTCGCTCCCTAGGATATTGCCCAAAAAGCCTCCAGTGCCCCCGCCTGTGCCGGTGAAAAAGTGCAGAGAACGTTTGGCCAATGGAATTTCCTCCCCAACTCCGTCACAGCCCAACAATGGTGCCAGTCCCCTGTCGACGCCTACAAAATCCCCCAACACCATCCTCTCCCCAGGGCAGCCTGGTACACCATCCTGCCCTCCAGGGCCTGAAGGCCCCGGTGAGACACCGTGGCCACAGATCTCTACCAGGCCTCTCGGAGGCAGGAAAGGAGCGTCCAGGGCTGTGGATTTGGAGACACAACTGGGAGAAAGGCTGAGCATGGAAGGCATCGACCTCACTCAGGAACCGTACTCCGACAAG CATGGACGATGTGGCGTGCCTGCATTGCTGGCCAGGAGGTACAGCGAAGAGCtgcagcgccccctgcaggcagTGGCCTCCACCCTGGAGCAGATCCGAGTGAAGCACCTGAGGAAGGAGCATCGCATGGCT ATTCCATCCAGTGGACTCGCAGATGACAATCGTAAAGCGTCCTCGCTGTGTCGAGCAGGGTCCGTGTCTGACTGGCTGGTCTCCATCGGGATGCCCATGTACGCCACAGCCTTGGCGGCGGCAGGCTGTGACACGCTGGACGGGGTGTGTTCTCTAACCGAGGCTCGTGTACGGAAGGCAGGAATTCAGGATGGGCACATTCCGTGGCTCCTGCGTGAGGCGGGTGTGATCGCCGCCCAAAGATTTGCCTAG